The following proteins come from a genomic window of Crassostrea angulata isolate pt1a10 chromosome 1, ASM2561291v2, whole genome shotgun sequence:
- the LOC128188275 gene encoding complement C1q-like protein 3: MFRALLFALFFGFLSLTKSSVASNLQTGIQTKVDLLKSLIYDNTKATVTLDSSAFKELIQLSSESPSSPRRVSFSVSVKSTSLTLGARQTVKYDAVLTNDGNGYDDRTGIFTCPVAGTYMFVVDSLSWSGIWLELKVNKMTVGRLNVRYGHKVDLIQMSRTVIVKLKPGDHVKVENYENGGKIYFNLYSGFTGALLY; this comes from the exons ATGTTTCGGGCTCTGCTATTTGCGTTGTTTTTCGGGTTTCTTAGTCTAACAAAAAGCAGTGTTGCTAGTAACTTACAGACAGGCATACAGACCAAGGTTGATTTGCTGAAGTCGTTAATTTACGATAACACTAAGGCCACAGTGACCCTAGACTCGTCAGCTTTCAAGGAACTTATTCAATTATCTTCAG AATCACCCAGTTCTCCTCGAAGAGTAAGCTTCTCTGTCAGCGTAAAGTCAACTTCACTTACACTCGGGGCAAGACAAACAGTGAAATACGATGCAGTGCTGACCAATGACGGGAACGGATATGACGACAGAACGGGAATCTTCACGTGTCCTGTGGCGGGAACCTACATGTTTGTTGTCGATTCTTTATCTTGGTCTGGGATTTGGTTAGAACTGAAAGTCAACAAAATGACGGTGGGTAGACTTAACGTGAGGTATGGGCATAAAGTGGACTTGATCCAAATGAGCAGGACAGTAATCGTGAAGCTGAAACCTGGGGATCATgtcaaagttgaaaattatgaaaacggCGGCAAGATATACTTTAACCTGTACTCAGGGTTTACAGGAGCCCTCTTGTACTGA